One Hydrogenophaga crassostreae genomic region harbors:
- the dprA gene encoding DNA-processing protein DprA: MARDELAAWLRLTLTPGVGNEAARKLLAAFGLPGAVFGQSPSALRAVVGERLATALQITPDSLDAEVDKLGLWLAPPDHHLLTIGDAAFPPALLQMADPPLLLYVVGQLEALGRPNKIAIVGSRNPTPQGHINARQFAAALGESGLCIVSGLALGVDGAAHEGALDVDAPTIAVVGTGLDRVYPKRHHDLAHRITERGAIVSEYALGTPPLPAHFPQRNRIIAGLCQGTLVIEAAVASGSLITARLATEMGREVFAIPGSIHAPQARGCHALIRQGAKLVESAQDVLEDLQWDSGPVHRGHPAPGKDEQPAKESSLLTALGHDPVSLDALQARTGLPTPDLQAQLLELELNGQAARLPGSLFQRLNQG, from the coding sequence ATGGCCAGAGATGAACTGGCCGCCTGGCTAAGGCTGACGCTCACGCCTGGCGTGGGCAACGAGGCAGCCCGCAAGCTGCTCGCGGCCTTTGGGCTGCCAGGCGCTGTATTCGGTCAGTCGCCATCGGCCTTGCGTGCCGTGGTTGGCGAGCGCTTGGCCACCGCCTTGCAGATCACCCCCGATTCACTGGACGCAGAAGTTGACAAGCTTGGGCTGTGGCTCGCGCCCCCCGACCACCATCTGCTGACCATCGGTGACGCCGCCTTCCCCCCGGCCTTGCTGCAAATGGCCGATCCCCCGCTGTTGCTGTACGTGGTGGGGCAACTGGAAGCGCTGGGGCGCCCCAACAAAATCGCCATCGTGGGGAGCCGAAACCCCACCCCCCAGGGACACATCAACGCCCGTCAATTTGCGGCCGCCCTCGGTGAGTCAGGGCTTTGCATTGTGTCGGGCCTTGCACTGGGTGTTGACGGCGCCGCCCATGAAGGCGCGCTGGACGTCGACGCGCCGACCATTGCCGTGGTGGGCACCGGGCTCGACAGGGTCTACCCCAAACGCCATCACGATCTGGCCCACCGCATCACCGAGCGAGGCGCCATCGTGAGCGAATATGCGCTTGGCACACCACCGCTGCCAGCGCACTTCCCTCAACGCAACCGCATCATTGCAGGCCTCTGCCAGGGCACACTGGTGATCGAAGCTGCTGTGGCCTCAGGCTCCCTGATCACCGCCCGCCTCGCCACAGAAATGGGGCGCGAAGTGTTCGCCATCCCTGGATCGATCCACGCACCCCAGGCGCGCGGCTGTCACGCGCTCATCAGGCAAGGGGCCAAGCTGGTGGAATCGGCCCAGGATGTGCTCGAAGACCTGCAGTGGGACAGCGGCCCCGTTCATCGCGGCCATCCAGCGCCCGGTAAAGATGAACAGCCCGCCAAAGAAAGCAGCCTGCTCACCGCCCTGGGCCACGACCCCGTCAGCCTCGATGCCCTGCAAGCCCGCACCGGCCTACCCACCCCAGACCTCCAGGCCCAGCTGCTGGAACTCGAACTCAACGGCCAAGCAGCCCGCCTGCCCGGCAGCCTGTTCCAGCGCCTGAACCAAGGCTAG
- a CDS encoding LysM peptidoglycan-binding domain-containing protein encodes MPLNLISSTRSSISLRSLTGGALLLGLLASSSVWAQTYPITEGQRARASAVAQAGVPLSELAANAPSSYKVVRGDTLWRISGLFLKSPWRWPELWGMNLEEIKNPHRIYPGQELFLDISNGRARLTTSRPGGIETIRVSPRTRSESVSESAIPPVDMQQIEAFLAEPLIVDEKTYVRAPRIVATPENRVLLSVGDRAYARSTYGSSVDGLIEPLSTAPGKPRKYRVFRDATALKDPSTGEVLAYEAQYIGKANIVRSEEMRQIEKAPEPAETMKAPAREDVYKAQFDNTSSNVERVQVKEAAPSKASEAPGQELIPASLDITAAKEEIRVGDRLLPEPPREFSNYVPAAAPADMSGQIVSVYGDAVHYAAQNQVVSINRGASQGITNGQVFALLRDSNTIVDKTDESRPTIRLPGERNGLMMVFRTFDRVSYAVVLQISDGVKVGDRFVSP; translated from the coding sequence ATGCCATTGAACCTTATCTCGTCCACCCGTTCCTCGATCTCACTGCGTTCCTTGACGGGCGGTGCTTTGCTGCTCGGCCTGCTGGCCAGCAGCAGTGTTTGGGCACAAACCTACCCCATTACCGAGGGCCAGCGCGCTCGGGCCAGCGCCGTCGCGCAAGCCGGGGTGCCCCTGTCTGAGCTGGCGGCCAATGCGCCTTCGAGCTACAAAGTCGTTCGTGGTGACACGCTCTGGCGCATTTCTGGGCTGTTCCTGAAAAGCCCCTGGCGCTGGCCAGAGCTCTGGGGCATGAACCTTGAAGAAATCAAGAACCCCCACCGCATCTACCCTGGCCAGGAGCTGTTCCTCGACATCAGCAACGGCCGTGCCCGCCTGACGACCAGCCGGCCTGGTGGCATTGAAACCATCCGGGTCTCGCCGCGCACCCGCTCGGAGAGCGTGTCTGAGTCCGCGATCCCGCCGGTCGATATGCAGCAAATTGAAGCCTTCCTGGCCGAGCCGCTGATCGTGGACGAAAAGACCTACGTGCGAGCACCCCGCATCGTGGCCACCCCTGAAAACCGCGTCTTGCTGAGCGTGGGCGATCGCGCCTATGCCCGGTCAACCTATGGCTCGTCCGTGGACGGCCTGATCGAGCCACTGAGCACCGCCCCTGGCAAGCCTCGCAAATACCGCGTGTTCCGCGACGCCACGGCGTTGAAAGACCCGAGCACCGGCGAGGTGTTGGCCTATGAAGCCCAATACATCGGCAAAGCCAATATCGTGCGCAGCGAAGAAATGCGCCAGATCGAAAAGGCGCCAGAGCCAGCCGAAACGATGAAGGCGCCGGCACGTGAAGACGTGTACAAAGCGCAATTCGACAACACCAGCAGCAATGTCGAGCGCGTGCAAGTCAAGGAAGCCGCACCGAGCAAGGCCAGCGAAGCGCCAGGTCAGGAACTGATTCCTGCTTCTCTCGACATCACTGCCGCAAAAGAAGAGATTCGTGTAGGCGACCGTTTGCTGCCCGAGCCACCGCGCGAATTCTCCAATTACGTCCCAGCGGCAGCGCCCGCCGACATGAGTGGTCAGATCGTTTCGGTCTATGGCGACGCTGTGCATTACGCCGCCCAGAACCAGGTGGTCTCCATCAACCGCGGCGCATCACAGGGCATCACCAACGGACAGGTGTTTGCACTGCTGCGCGACTCCAACACCATCGTTGACAAGACCGACGAAAGCCGCCCAACCATTCGCCTGCCAGGCGAACGCAACGGCCTGATGATGGTTTTCCGCACCTTTGACCGGGTGTCCTACGCGGTGGTCTTGCAGATCAGCGATGGCGTCAAGGTGGGTGACCGCTTCGTCAGTCCCTGA
- the secF gene encoding protein translocase subunit SecF, which produces MEFFRIQRDIPFMKHALVLNAISAITFVAAVAFLVLRGLNLSVEFTGGTVMEVAYEQPADLGAVRQVVETLGYADIPVQNFGTSRDVLLRLPVQEGKSSGQQSETVLAALQAQNPKVELRRSEFVGPQVGQELVEDGLKALALVIAGIMIYLAVRFEWKYAVSAIIANLHDVIIILGFFAFFQWEFSLAVLAAVLAVLGYSVNESVVIFDRIRESFRRHRKKTTPQIIDNAITSTISRTIITHGSTQIMVLSMLLFGGPTLHYFALALTIGILFGIYSSVFVAAAIAMWLGIKREDLIKSSPKTGEEDPNDPNSGAVV; this is translated from the coding sequence ATGGAATTTTTCCGCATTCAACGCGATATCCCGTTCATGAAGCACGCTTTGGTGCTGAACGCGATCTCTGCGATCACCTTCGTGGCCGCCGTGGCATTTCTGGTCTTGCGTGGCCTGAACCTTTCGGTGGAGTTCACCGGCGGCACCGTGATGGAGGTTGCCTACGAGCAGCCGGCCGATCTGGGGGCCGTGCGGCAAGTGGTTGAAACACTGGGCTATGCCGACATACCGGTGCAGAACTTCGGCACGTCGCGCGATGTGTTGCTGCGCTTGCCGGTGCAGGAGGGCAAGAGTTCGGGGCAGCAAAGCGAAACGGTGCTGGCCGCGCTTCAGGCCCAGAACCCGAAAGTCGAGTTGCGCCGGTCGGAATTTGTGGGCCCGCAGGTAGGTCAGGAGCTGGTGGAAGACGGGCTGAAGGCATTGGCCCTGGTGATCGCCGGCATCATGATTTATCTGGCCGTGCGGTTCGAGTGGAAATACGCTGTCTCGGCCATCATTGCCAACTTGCACGATGTGATCATCATTCTGGGCTTTTTCGCCTTTTTCCAGTGGGAGTTTTCACTGGCGGTGTTGGCCGCGGTGTTGGCGGTCCTGGGCTATTCGGTGAACGAGTCGGTGGTGATTTTTGACCGGATCCGCGAGAGTTTCCGGCGCCACCGCAAGAAGACCACGCCGCAGATCATCGACAACGCCATCACGTCGACCATCAGCCGGACCATCATCACCCACGGTTCGACCCAGATCATGGTGTTGTCCATGCTGCTGTTTGGTGGCCCGACCCTGCACTATTTTGCGCTGGCGCTGACCATCGGCATTCTGTTTGGCATCTACTCTTCGGTTTTTGTGGCCGCAGCCATTGCCATGTGGCTGGGCATCAAGCGTGAAGACCTGATCAAGTCGAGCCCCAAGACCGGTGAAGAAGACCCGAACGATCCCAACAGCGGCGCGGTGGTCTGA
- the def gene encoding peptide deformylase — protein sequence MNSPELLPILCFPDPRLNTVARPVAAVDARVQELIERMFATMYEASGIGLAATQVDVHERLVVIDVSETRDQRIVLINPEIEWASPETRKGEEGCLSVPGIYDGVERSVAVRVRALDETGQSRVIEAEDMLAVCIQHEMDHLLGKVFVEYLSPLKRNRIKSKMIKAQREAERD from the coding sequence ATGAATTCGCCCGAGTTGCTTCCCATTCTTTGCTTTCCTGATCCCAGGCTGAATACTGTGGCCCGCCCAGTGGCGGCTGTGGATGCCCGGGTTCAGGAACTGATCGAGCGCATGTTCGCCACCATGTACGAAGCCAGCGGCATCGGTCTGGCCGCGACGCAGGTTGATGTGCACGAGCGGCTGGTGGTGATTGACGTCAGCGAAACCCGTGATCAGCGGATCGTTCTGATCAACCCTGAAATCGAATGGGCCAGCCCGGAAACCCGCAAGGGCGAAGAGGGTTGCCTGTCGGTGCCGGGCATTTATGACGGGGTGGAGCGATCGGTTGCGGTGAGGGTTCGAGCGTTGGACGAAACCGGTCAATCGCGGGTGATCGAGGCAGAAGACATGTTGGCTGTGTGCATTCAACATGAAATGGATCACCTGTTGGGCAAGGTCTTCGTGGAGTACCTGTCGCCTCTCAAGCGCAACCGCATCAAAAGCAAAATGATCAAGGCCCAGCGCGAAGCCGAGCGGGATTGA
- a CDS encoding DUF1631 family protein: MTSPDQHVSSLAKQARELFVVHVGRVLPDLVKACENHLVSVLDQAGPAREMQERRDAWLLFQKSQTTWLNQSRKALQRTLLPRFNNSGNNGLTAPGRLELIAEGVIDDQILASRLAMRVLEKSSSELNELRLRIQHLEKRQELPRGDVLLPDVVCRILVDQWIDVQMGREGWQMVQDTLAPVLAEKMLAAYKAANEFLVSSGVMKEIDLQSLVKRAPGARSPGGPPGPGNKDGSSREGGGTSGSGGFDAGSGSGGFDSGAGGGDSSGGQGGGSGRSGFSGGSAGAGSQGGSAQQGGQHGANRGGVSTGSGTSRSGAASSVMGVNDETRLLTGSTPLARARMRAQGVVGRLKRLLTERIGGDFEATQLMEPSPKLQQAIQRMVPLARSEAAALQGGSTGSGDAIPMDASHVEHTASAIRKRSTELKQAASTSTEKATIEVVALMFQSILAEERIPAAVRVWFARLQIPVLRVALAEPEFFSALQHPARKLIDRMGSCVMGFESGVGAAALETEIKRVVQVIEQYPETGRRVFQLVYDEFQKFLSTYLSEQNTTKRYVSVAQQVEQKETWSVQYTIELRKLLDDVPVRDEIREFLFKVWVEVLAVASVKYGIKHEETTSLKKVASELLWAASAKPHRNDRARVIQQLPSLLQRLRQGMGLLGYPASLQDQNIKSVSDTLADAFMSRTEAIPQESLDKLSERLAHLEDYLPEGGVGDLDLDNDSIEMITGVDASNIEVIKHGGSKPNEAMRAWATELQIGSWFGLDHNSKFNSVQLAWRSERGQLYLFVTNGGRCFLIQATRVAAYLQAGLLVPSEDEALTVRATRDALAKLDANPERLLN; the protein is encoded by the coding sequence GTGACCTCACCCGATCAGCACGTTTCATCTCTGGCCAAACAGGCCCGTGAACTCTTTGTGGTTCACGTGGGACGGGTGTTACCTGATCTCGTCAAGGCGTGCGAGAACCACCTCGTGTCTGTTCTGGATCAGGCCGGTCCGGCCCGCGAAATGCAAGAGCGGCGCGACGCCTGGTTGCTGTTTCAAAAGAGCCAGACGACCTGGCTCAATCAATCACGCAAGGCCCTGCAGCGAACCCTGTTGCCGCGTTTCAACAACTCGGGCAACAATGGCCTGACTGCTCCCGGGCGGCTGGAGTTGATTGCCGAAGGGGTGATCGACGATCAGATTCTGGCTTCGCGCCTGGCCATGCGCGTGCTTGAAAAGTCCTCCTCGGAACTCAACGAATTGCGTTTGCGCATTCAGCATCTCGAAAAACGCCAGGAGCTTCCGCGCGGCGACGTGTTGCTGCCCGATGTGGTTTGCCGCATTTTGGTCGACCAGTGGATTGACGTGCAAATGGGGCGCGAAGGCTGGCAAATGGTGCAAGACACCCTTGCGCCGGTTCTGGCCGAAAAAATGCTGGCCGCCTACAAGGCCGCCAACGAATTCCTCGTGTCCAGTGGCGTCATGAAAGAGATTGACCTCCAGTCGCTGGTCAAAAGAGCACCCGGCGCCCGTTCACCTGGCGGGCCACCGGGTCCCGGCAACAAGGACGGATCCAGCAGAGAAGGCGGTGGCACATCGGGCTCTGGTGGATTTGATGCTGGCTCAGGCTCGGGCGGGTTCGATTCAGGCGCCGGCGGTGGTGATTCTTCTGGCGGCCAAGGTGGCGGCTCCGGTCGCAGTGGTTTTTCGGGTGGGTCAGCTGGCGCCGGGTCGCAAGGCGGCAGCGCCCAACAGGGTGGCCAACACGGCGCCAACCGGGGTGGGGTGAGCACGGGCTCGGGCACTTCTCGCAGTGGTGCCGCGTCGTCGGTCATGGGCGTGAACGATGAGACCCGGTTGCTCACGGGCTCCACGCCGCTGGCTCGGGCGCGCATGCGCGCTCAGGGTGTCGTGGGTCGTCTCAAGCGCTTGCTGACAGAGCGCATCGGTGGCGATTTTGAAGCGACCCAGTTGATGGAGCCTTCCCCCAAGCTGCAGCAGGCCATTCAGCGCATGGTGCCCTTGGCGCGGTCGGAAGCGGCCGCCTTGCAAGGTGGCAGCACCGGCTCTGGCGACGCCATTCCCATGGATGCCTCCCATGTGGAGCACACGGCCTCAGCCATCCGCAAGCGCAGCACAGAGCTCAAGCAGGCGGCCAGCACCTCAACCGAGAAGGCCACCATTGAAGTGGTGGCTTTGATGTTCCAGAGCATTCTGGCCGAAGAACGGATTCCCGCTGCGGTGCGGGTCTGGTTTGCGCGATTGCAAATACCGGTGTTGCGGGTGGCCCTCGCTGAACCAGAGTTTTTCAGCGCACTGCAACACCCTGCCCGCAAACTGATCGACCGCATGGGATCTTGCGTGATGGGCTTTGAGTCGGGTGTGGGCGCTGCGGCGCTGGAAACCGAGATCAAGCGCGTGGTGCAAGTGATCGAGCAGTACCCCGAAACGGGGCGGCGCGTTTTTCAGCTGGTGTATGACGAATTCCAGAAATTCCTCTCCACTTACCTCAGTGAGCAGAACACCACGAAGCGCTACGTGTCGGTTGCGCAGCAGGTTGAGCAAAAAGAGACGTGGTCGGTGCAGTACACGATTGAGCTGCGCAAGTTGCTCGACGATGTCCCTGTGCGCGATGAGATTCGTGAGTTCCTGTTCAAGGTGTGGGTCGAAGTGCTGGCCGTGGCCAGTGTCAAATACGGGATCAAGCACGAAGAAACCACTTCGCTGAAGAAGGTTGCTTCGGAGTTGCTCTGGGCAGCAAGCGCCAAGCCCCACCGCAACGACCGGGCCCGTGTGATTCAGCAATTGCCCAGCCTCTTGCAGCGGTTGCGCCAGGGCATGGGCTTGTTGGGTTACCCCGCGAGCCTGCAAGACCAGAACATCAAATCGGTCAGCGACACGCTGGCCGATGCTTTCATGTCGCGCACCGAGGCCATTCCACAAGAAAGTCTCGACAAACTGTCTGAACGCCTGGCACATCTGGAAGACTACCTGCCCGAAGGTGGTGTGGGCGACCTGGATCTGGACAACGACAGCATCGAGATGATCACGGGCGTGGACGCCAGCAATATCGAGGTGATCAAGCACGGCGGCAGCAAACCCAACGAGGCCATGCGCGCTTGGGCAACCGAGCTGCAGATCGGTTCGTGGTTCGGGCTGGACCACAACAGCAAGTTCAACAGCGTGCAGCTGGCCTGGCGCAGCGAACGTGGGCAGCTGTACCTGTTTGTGACCAATGGCGGGCGCTGCTTCCTGATTCAGGCCACCCGGGTCGCTGCCTATTTGCAGGCCGGGCTGCTTGTGCCAAGCGAAGACGAGGCGCTGACCGTGCGCGCAACCCGCGATGCGTTGGCCAAGCTGGATGCCAACCCAGAGCGGCTGTTGAATTAG
- the secD gene encoding protein translocase subunit SecD has product MNRYPLWKYVIIVVALLIGAIYALPNLFGESPAVQVSAARTTVKVDLNTVTQVEQALAAANVPATRIQFEGNSVRARFETTDQQIKARDTIERALNADPANPTHVVALSLVPRTPAWLAAMGASPMYLGLDLRGGVHFMLQVDMPAAVQRRMDVLGTDLRSALREKDVRHGGIARSGTTIEVRARDEQTLEAARDVVLDQFPDLEEGPAATDGDLRLSLSLKPQAALAVQSQALKQNITTLHNRINELGVSEPVIQQQGADRIVVQLPGVQDTAKAKDILGRTATLEMRLIDESSEGRAAADGTGPVPFGSDSFPTRDGRPAIVKKQVLTTGENLTDAQAGFDSRDQQPSVTLVMDATGGRIMRDVSRENLNKGMAIILFEKGKGEAISVATIRGELGNRFQISGSMGVNEASDLALLLRAGSLAAPMEIIEERTIGPSLGAENIAKGFNSVMWGFAVIVAFMCAYYMLFGVFSSLALGLNLLLLVAVLSMLQATLTLPGIAAMALALGMAIDSNVLINERVREELRNGAAPQSAINAGYEHAWGTILDSNITTLIAGVALLIFGSGPVRGFAVVHCIGILTSMFSSVFFSRGLVNFWYGRKKKLKSVAIGTVWRAGGSGTNVPAVTGE; this is encoded by the coding sequence ATGAACCGATACCCCCTGTGGAAATACGTGATCATCGTGGTCGCCTTGTTGATCGGGGCGATTTACGCCTTGCCCAACCTGTTTGGCGAGAGCCCTGCGGTGCAGGTGTCTGCGGCGCGCACCACGGTCAAGGTCGACCTGAACACGGTGACCCAGGTGGAGCAGGCGCTGGCGGCCGCGAATGTGCCCGCCACGCGCATCCAGTTCGAAGGCAACTCGGTTCGGGCACGCTTTGAAACCACCGATCAGCAGATCAAGGCCCGCGACACCATCGAACGCGCGCTCAATGCCGACCCTGCCAACCCGACCCATGTGGTGGCGCTGAGCCTGGTGCCGCGCACCCCGGCCTGGCTGGCCGCGATGGGCGCTTCGCCCATGTACCTGGGTCTCGATTTGCGCGGTGGCGTTCACTTCATGTTGCAGGTGGACATGCCGGCGGCTGTGCAGCGCCGTATGGACGTGCTGGGCACCGACTTGCGCTCGGCCTTGCGCGAAAAAGATGTGCGCCACGGCGGCATTGCCCGCTCCGGCACGACGATTGAAGTGCGTGCGCGCGACGAGCAAACGCTGGAAGCGGCGCGCGACGTGGTGCTCGACCAGTTTCCCGATCTGGAAGAAGGACCGGCCGCCACCGACGGCGACCTGCGGTTGTCGCTCAGCCTGAAGCCCCAGGCGGCCCTCGCCGTTCAAAGCCAGGCGCTCAAACAGAACATCACCACCCTGCACAACCGGATCAACGAACTGGGTGTGTCCGAGCCCGTGATTCAGCAGCAGGGTGCCGACCGCATCGTGGTGCAGTTGCCAGGGGTGCAGGACACGGCCAAGGCCAAAGACATTCTGGGTCGCACCGCCACGCTGGAGATGCGCCTGATTGACGAGAGCTCGGAAGGCCGCGCTGCGGCCGATGGCACCGGGCCGGTGCCTTTTGGTTCAGACAGCTTCCCCACCCGCGACGGCCGGCCGGCGATTGTGAAAAAGCAGGTGTTGACCACCGGCGAGAACCTGACCGACGCCCAGGCGGGTTTCGACAGCCGCGATCAGCAACCCAGCGTGACGCTGGTGATGGACGCCACGGGCGGGCGCATCATGCGCGACGTGAGCCGTGAAAACCTGAACAAGGGCATGGCCATCATCTTGTTTGAAAAGGGTAAGGGCGAGGCGATTTCGGTGGCCACCATCCGCGGTGAGCTGGGCAACCGTTTCCAGATTTCGGGCAGCATGGGTGTCAATGAGGCCAGCGATCTGGCCTTGCTGCTGCGCGCCGGCTCGCTGGCCGCGCCCATGGAAATCATCGAAGAACGCACCATCGGCCCGAGCCTGGGTGCCGAGAACATTGCCAAGGGCTTTAACAGCGTGATGTGGGGCTTTGCGGTGATCGTGGCCTTCATGTGCGCGTATTACATGCTGTTTGGTGTGTTCTCCAGCCTGGCCTTGGGCCTGAACCTGCTGCTTCTGGTGGCGGTGCTGTCGATGTTGCAGGCCACGCTCACCCTGCCGGGTATTGCCGCCATGGCGCTGGCGCTGGGTATGGCGATTGACTCCAACGTGCTGATCAACGAGCGGGTGCGGGAAGAGCTGCGCAATGGTGCGGCGCCGCAGTCGGCCATCAATGCGGGCTACGAGCATGCCTGGGGCACGATTCTCGATTCCAACATCACGACGCTGATTGCCGGCGTGGCGTTGCTGATTTTTGGTTCGGGCCCGGTGCGCGGGTTTGCCGTGGTGCATTGCATCGGCATTCTGACCAGCATGTTCTCCAGCGTGTTTTTCTCGCGCGGATTGGTGAATTTCTGGTACGGCCGCAAGAAGAAACTCAAATCGGTGGCCATTGGCACGGTTTGGCGAGCAGGCGGCAGCGGCACGAATGTGCCCGCGGTCACAGGCGAATAA
- a CDS encoding AzlC family ABC transporter permease, whose translation MFFQKEIRRQPEFWEGVRDQSNVSMGIAAWGLMTGVAMVTSGLSVLEAVLMTLIVFAGSAQLAAVPMLIGGAPVWVIVAAAFCVNLRFVVFSAHLRPYMMHLPLWQRLVSGYVMVDLTYVFFTRRFPVPGVTDQERLSQQAYMMGNCAINYVAWMGASLLGIALSNAIPPAWGLGFAGILALVGVLASMATSGLRVVSVGVAGTAAVAAWALPLKLNIVVAIASAVAVCLVIESVRAPRGPSGAHRV comes from the coding sequence ATGTTTTTCCAGAAGGAAATACGGCGTCAGCCCGAGTTCTGGGAAGGCGTGCGGGACCAGAGCAACGTTTCCATGGGCATAGCCGCCTGGGGCCTGATGACCGGTGTGGCGATGGTGACGTCGGGGCTGTCGGTATTGGAGGCGGTGTTGATGACGCTGATCGTCTTCGCCGGCAGCGCACAACTGGCCGCTGTGCCCATGCTCATTGGTGGCGCGCCGGTGTGGGTGATTGTGGCGGCTGCATTCTGTGTCAACCTGCGTTTTGTTGTGTTCTCGGCCCACCTGCGGCCTTACATGATGCACCTGCCGCTTTGGCAGCGCCTGGTCAGCGGCTATGTGATGGTCGATCTGACCTATGTGTTTTTCACCCGGCGTTTCCCGGTGCCCGGTGTGACGGATCAGGAACGGCTCAGCCAGCAGGCTTACATGATGGGCAACTGCGCCATCAACTACGTGGCCTGGATGGGCGCCAGCCTGTTGGGCATCGCCTTGTCAAACGCCATTCCCCCGGCCTGGGGCCTGGGTTTTGCCGGCATTCTTGCTCTGGTGGGTGTGCTCGCCTCTATGGCAACGTCGGGCCTGCGCGTGGTCTCGGTGGGGGTGGCAGGGACCGCTGCCGTGGCGGCATGGGCATTGCCTTTGAAGCTCAACATTGTGGTGGCGATCGCCAGTGCGGTCGCTGTATGCCTGGTGATCGAATCGGTGCGCGCGCCGCGCGGCCCCTCTGGAGCACACCGTGTTTGA
- the yajC gene encoding preprotein translocase subunit YajC, which produces MFISSAYAQAAAGGDTQSTIMGLLPLVLMFVVLYFVMIRPQMKRQKEHKAMVEALAKGDEVVTAGGFLGKVSKIGEAYVSVELAAGVEVQMQRSAVTQVLPKGTVK; this is translated from the coding sequence GTGTTCATTTCTTCTGCTTACGCCCAAGCCGCCGCTGGCGGCGATACCCAGTCCACCATCATGGGCCTGTTGCCTCTGGTGTTGATGTTTGTGGTGCTGTATTTCGTCATGATCCGCCCCCAGATGAAGCGCCAGAAAGAGCACAAAGCCATGGTGGAAGCCCTGGCCAAAGGCGACGAAGTCGTGACCGCTGGTGGTTTCCTGGGCAAAGTGTCCAAAATCGGTGAAGCCTATGTGAGCGTTGAGCTCGCCGCCGGCGTCGAAGTGCAGATGCAGCGCTCGGCCGTGACGCAGGTTTTGCCCAAAGGCACCGTCAAGTAG
- the fmt gene encoding methionyl-tRNA formyltransferase: MKIIFAGTPEFARVALERLHRAGFEVALVLSQPDRPAGRGMKLQASPVKQYAVAHNMPVAQPRSLRLDGKFPEEAAAAQEAIRQAGAEVMVVAAYGLILPQWVLDAPAKGCLNIHASLLPRWRGAAPIHRAIEAGDAQTGVTIMQMDAGLDTGAMLLREAWAIGPEDTTGVLHDKLADLGGRLIVEALELAACGGLTAEAQPEAGVTYAHKIDKAEAAVQWSDPAADIARRVRAFNPAPGAAGMLDGEAVKIWAAHVEPGGAGAAGEVLGVDSLGIHVCTGDGVLCLTELQRAGGKRLPVADFLRGMRVQVGQVFTAAPSREPR; the protein is encoded by the coding sequence ATGAAAATCATCTTTGCCGGTACGCCGGAATTCGCCCGGGTGGCGCTGGAGCGCTTGCATCGGGCCGGATTTGAAGTGGCGTTGGTGCTCAGCCAGCCTGACCGGCCCGCTGGACGGGGTATGAAGCTGCAAGCCTCGCCCGTCAAGCAATACGCTGTGGCCCACAACATGCCCGTGGCTCAGCCGCGGAGCCTTCGCCTGGATGGGAAGTTCCCTGAAGAGGCCGCTGCCGCGCAGGAGGCGATTCGGCAAGCCGGGGCCGAGGTGATGGTCGTTGCCGCCTATGGGCTGATCCTGCCGCAGTGGGTGCTGGATGCACCGGCCAAAGGCTGTCTGAATATCCATGCGTCGCTGTTGCCGCGCTGGCGCGGTGCTGCGCCGATCCACCGGGCTATTGAAGCGGGCGATGCACAGACGGGTGTGACGATCATGCAGATGGACGCGGGTCTGGACACGGGCGCCATGTTGTTGCGCGAAGCCTGGGCGATCGGCCCCGAAGACACCACGGGCGTGTTGCACGACAAGCTGGCAGATCTTGGCGGGCGTTTGATTGTCGAGGCTTTGGAACTGGCGGCCTGTGGTGGCTTGACCGCCGAGGCCCAGCCTGAGGCCGGCGTGACCTACGCCCACAAGATTGACAAAGCCGAGGCCGCTGTTCAATGGAGCGACCCTGCGGCGGACATCGCACGCAGGGTGCGGGCATTCAACCCGGCACCGGGTGCCGCAGGCATGCTGGATGGCGAGGCCGTCAAGATCTGGGCTGCCCATGTCGAACCCGGCGGCGCGGGCGCCGCGGGCGAGGTATTGGGGGTGGACAGCCTTGGTATCCATGTTTGCACGGGTGACGGCGTGTTGTGCCTGACCGAGTTGCAGCGGGCCGGTGGCAAGCGGTTGCCTGTGGCGGATTTCCTGCGTGGCATGCGCGTTCAGGTGGGGCAGGTGTTTACCGCTGCCCCATCGCGAGAGCCCCGCTGA